The DNA window aaacaaataacaaaaaaagcatacacatatatatatataaataatgatgaagaataggtatgtaaattttattaattattattattattattattattattattattatttttattattattattgttattatcgttaattttgttttctcttttttcttctttttcttcttcctcttcttcttcttcttcttctcccgcTTAAAATTCGACGATTAGAAAGAATTCAAACGAAGGATTAAATCAAAGATTATATCCAAACTCTATAATAAAACCTGTAAGATATACATTGTATTTTATTGGATTATGGCCGGATTATACTTATGCAATTTTACATCGTATACTTTGGGTTTTTGCATTGggttcaattttaatatttcaatatcgatatatcaTTATGCACATACTTGTCGATGATCTGGCCGAGCTTATGGATTGCCTCAGTATTACCATATCTAATAGCCTATTGCTGATCAAACTTTTTATACTTTGGAATCATCAGGGGTACGTGTCTATagtttcttctactttttcttttcttttcttttgcttcttcttttcttttttttttttttttgaagaaaaaatacaaaaagaaagtgaaatatatgtttacgagatggaaattaaattatcgaCGAATTTCACTTAGAACACTTCGTGATATTTTGCTTATGATTAACGACGATTGGtcgaaaacaataacaacaataacaacaacaacaacaacaacaacaacaacaacaacaacagcaggaATAGAAAGAACAATAAGTAACAAATATCCGATCAAATATTACGATGTCATGATCGATAAGATTAAATCATTGCGACGTTTTACCAAACTCTGTTTTTTCGCTTATTCATTCAGTGccataatgtttatatttccTGTTATATTATCGAACGATAGGATACTCGTACTTAAAATGGAATTACCATTCGATCCATTTCTTTCGCCGATTTATGAGATCGTTTGTATAATACAATTGATAGAGGAAATTGCGTTTGCCGCTACGTCTGGTATGCTCAATTCCATCATCGTGACTATGGTAATCGTacaagttaataaataaataaataaataaataaataaatatatatatatgattattctaatcttaaaaaaaaaaaaagaaaaaaaaaaaattagaattaaattttattttatccattagattgttttattataattattatatttattatatattattttatttttatttattatataattttacgattaaaatatatatatatatatttacaattttttttttctaaataatttttgtttataataataataataataataataatgataatgataacgataataattttacagatATTACACGTTGGCGGACAGATAGATGTGATGTGTCAAGAGATAGAGGACATGTTCGATCAATTCCAACAGGACGAAACGTCAcgtttgataatattgaaatatttgatatttaaacacgatagaataatattgttttcgaGTTACATAGAAGATATATTCACTTACATAGCCttgttacaatttttttctaataccaTGGCCATATGTTTCTCGGGATTTGTTATAATGATCGtgggtacatatatatttcttttcttttttttttttttctttttctttttttttttttataatcgaataCGACGTaacataaagatatttttgccTGTTATTTATTGACAttgacaaatattaatttaataatccttAAAAAGTCTATGAACACTAACGAGGCCGGTGCTGTATTAGGAAAAACTATTCCATATTATATGATGATTAACATCGAAGCTTTTATTTTGTGTTATATCGGTGAATATCTCAGTTCAAAGGtgacaaaattttattaatatctttgtttatttattattattattattattattattattattattattattattattattattattattattattgtattataattgtaccgtcaatgttaatatttttaatgttcctGTACGATAgtactttcttctctctcgttgttttttcatttgtaatttttttctatttgttttgttCGTAGAGTCTAACTATCGCAGTAGCAGCATACAATTATCAATGGTACGGATTAAATCCTAAAGAGAGTAGATACATCTTGTTGTTGATATTACgaggacaaaaaaaattgacCATCACCATTGGCAAATTTTTGGATTTGTCTTTGGAAAGTTTCGCCAGTgtaagaaaagattttaattaatctaaaatatatataattaatctaaaacaaatatatatatatatatatataaatttttttaatattttatattttaaaaaaatgacaGAATAATTTTGTATCTACATTCacggattattatattttataataatatatagttaatatgtaaaataatcgaattaatttggAGATACTCTAtactctaataataataaataaaaacattatatatatatatatatatatatatatatatatatatatatatataatctatcttTGATTTATAGATCTTGAAGGCTTCGGCATCTTATGCATCGGTATTACACGCGATATATTAAACACCAAAAAGAATTTCAATCTagtataataaagatttatcgtatatatatatatatatatatatacgaaatagaATAGAAGGACGATTAGCGATTAGATCGACAATGATGAAACTTTTCGTGAAAGAggtggagaaaaaagaaaagaaaggaaaagaaaagaaaagaaaaaaaaaattttttttaaattaaaaaaaaagaaagaggaaagaagaaaaaaagacaaaaggacaaaaacttgaaattattaacCTCATCGCATATATAAGATAATGTTATTGTATCGATGCGTCACAGAAAACAAAGTTTTCCTTTATACcgatataaattacaaaaaaaagtgatatagttagttagaaaaaaaaaaaaaaaaaagaaaaaagaatagttaTTTCCATTACATTCCTTTTATCAAACGAATGAAGTATTTTAACCAATGgtaataatttcgatcgaatATGGACGATGACGatcaaaaagagaaggaggactTGTGAAAGAGAAGTAGGAGGAGAAGAATGAGgcggaggagaaggaggaggaggaggaggaggaggaggtggaggaggaaaaggaagggaTGAACATATAGAAGAAAGTTCGCGTGTAAAGTTCACTTATAAGTTTTTGAATAATTCAATCTAAATGGCTTTCGATCATCactcattctccctctctctctttctttgaatagagagacagagagagagagagagagagagagagagagagagagagatcattgttactttttttctatttcttttcttctgttttttttttgtccatctctctttctctctctcgcgtttAATGTAAATgttcaaaggaaagaaaaaaaaaaaaaaaaaaaagacaagggaTCATATAATCACTATATCCCGTTagatcttcttttatatatatcacgaAAACCTATAATCATCTTGATAAAGAATGATTTTCATTCAACAACATACTCACACATGTACGAATACACACGGATATACAGATTACTGTATACGAATAcaagtattttatattgcaaaCTTTTCCTTACAAACGTCgattgttcgttcgttcattcgtttttctttttcttcttcttcttcttcttcttcttctttttcgtatttttcttacgtcggaaatattaagaaaagaaatagaagggaataagaaatagaaatagaagaggaagaataaaagCTACGTTgttagaagaataaaagagaagtttCGAATAGTGAGTTAGAATTgagtttattataaatatatctgttCGTGTAGGGggccaaagaaaaaaaagagagaaagaaagaaagaaaagaaaaaagaaggaagaaaaagaaagaggagtcttttttctctttttttttttctttttttcttttttttctttttttttttttttttttttttttttcaacatccTTCGAGACAACTCGACGATTATCACCGACGTTGTTttactttgaaaaaaagaaaaaagaaaaaaagaaaaaaagaaaaaaagaaaaaaagaaaaaaagaaaaaaaggcgaagaaaagaaaaacagaggaaaaaggaaaaaagaaagaacgagggGTGGcgaggagggggggggagggagcagtaagaggaaaagaaatagcCGATTGATTGAACACGTTGACGATGATATCTACTAACGTCAGTCCGATAAATCGACTGGTAGAGTACAGTCTTCGTTTTATTGGTCTCTGGCCAGATTATTCCTACGTAATAGCTCATCGTTTCttatggataataacaatgtctTTAACGCTTATCTTTCAATATTGGTACGTCATTGTAAATTTGAAATCCGACGATTTGCCAGATCTTATGGATTGCTTGAGTATAACAATGTCGAATACCGTGTTTTTCATTAAGTTAATTATACTCTGGATGAAAACTCGGTAAGTGATATAAACGTGACGTTTGTAAATGTTCGTCGAACgtaatgtttttcttcttcttttcttttttattttttttttttttattttcttttttttttattttctttttttctcttccttggaaggatttcaaatttttttttttttgttttgtttattaatatatatgtatatataaacatatattatttgcAGTGTCTTCGatgatattttgaaaatgatgATCAATGATTGGTTGGATTccattgataaaaagaaaaatcatgaaaCGATGTCTAATAGGGTGACACTGTCACAACGTTACTCGAGTTTCTTCGTTAGTTCTTATTCCATAGgggttactttttttttatctttcgcaTTGTTCACCCAAGAAAGACAGCTTATATTGAAAATGGAATTACCATTCGATACTACGAGATCACCGATCTACGAATTGATCAATGTAATTCAATTCATTCAAGAATTTATGGCTGCTTCGATGTCAAGTATGTTAAGTGCATTACTTGTCACCTTggtaagtatataatatgataagagaaaaatttatttgtttatttattttttttctttttatttttgtttttgttttttttttttttatgatcataaaaaggaaaaaaaaacacatgaATCTTCGATgaatttgatttataaataaattcttttttcttcttcctttttttttttataataaatcatatctTATTAATCGTGCATAATTTATTGCAAAATTGTTGCAATAACTATGCAATAttgcatttataaatatatttatatatatatatttttttttcttttttattttaatctaaatcatatatattaatcagtccaatgattaaaaaagataattaatgaaaaatatcgtcatttataaatgtcaaatttatttttccttcatttataacgacatttatttataatctcaataaatttcatttaatatttaatataaataaacgtaattttattgtgcaatatattatacatacacacataaaaatttttttgcttATAATATCCATTCATTAATggatttcttaaaaaatcattttagatACTACACGTTGATGGTCAAGTCGAGATAATATGTCGTCAATTATCAGATATATCGTCGATCATTCAAAAAGGCGAATACGATAgtgagatattaaaaatattgatatacaaACATCAAAGGATCATTGCTTTTAcggataatattgaaaatatattcacgTATATAGCACtgattcaatttttatcgaatacaCTTGTTATTTGTTCCCTGGGATTTATGATAGTTACGGTAAATAAATGTcgatgaatataattaaaaaaaaaaagaaaaaaaaaaaaaagaaaaaaaaatcacgcgCACTTTTTGCTTGTCTTTgtttaaaagaagagaagacgaacaaaaaaaaaaaagaaaaaaaaggaagacaaaagaagaaagaaatgaaaagaaaattttatacgagagagagagagagagagagagagagagagagagagagagagagagagaaatttgttGGCACGatgagaattaaaagaaatttctttttgtttttttattttcttttatttttctctttttttttttttctttttcttttcagtcGTTAGATTCCGATCAAAGAAACGTAATCTTAGCAAAAACTGTACCTTATTACGTTCTAGCAAATCTGGAAGCATTTGCACTTTGTTACGCCGGTGAATATCTAAGTTCTAAGGTgagtacaaaatatatatatgtatacagggTGGATCGAAAGTTCAtacgtaataaaaaagtagaataatgattataatattattattattattataattattattattattattattattattattattattattattattattattttgttttattctttatccctttcaaattataaaactACAAGTTAAGTTAAGATTGAAAATTAagcttagaaaaaaaaaaaaagaggaaagaaaaaactaacaaacaaaatcaaaaaagaattagCCTAAGAAGAAATCTTGAATAAGAATGatagattttttaaatcatttttaagaaCTTTTGATCCAATTagaaagtatttttctttctccttttcctcttcttttttttttctttttttttttttttattcatcctgtataatatgaaaaatatataatatgaaaaaaatattaaaaagtcatatatacatatatatatacttatatactaaataaaaatattttctatttatacatacatatatatatatatatatatatatatatatatatatatatatatatattatatagagcACAGATATCGAGAAAGCAGCTTATCATTTGAATTGGTACGAATTGGATCCAAGTGATAGTCGATTTATATTGGTTTTAATGATCAGATCACAAAAACGATTTGTCATAACTACtggaaaatttatgaatttatcaTTGGAAGTGTTTGCAAGCGTAAGATAattgacaattattattttcctcttttatccttgttcttgtttcttttcattaattttatatctgatatcaattattataacgattgtaaaaataattttgattgcaATAATttgatcattatattttcattttcagatGTTAAAGGCATCTGGATCATACGTGTCGGTTCTTTATGCgatgtattaaaaattcattttaattataaataacatcATTCACgactatattttaatattgagTATACTCTAGTCTAAATTACGaatgcttattatttttataattg is part of the Vespa crabro chromosome 21, iyVesCrab1.2, whole genome shotgun sequence genome and encodes:
- the LOC124431570 gene encoding uncharacterized protein LOC124431570, with protein sequence MHILVDDLAELMDCLSITISNSLLLIKLFILWNHQGTLRDILLMINDDWSKTITTITTTTTTTTTTTTTAGIERTISNKYPIKYYDVMIDKIKSLRRFTKLCFFAYSFSAIMFIFPVILSNDRILVLKMELPFDPFLSPIYEIVCIIQLIEEIAFAATSGMLNSIIVTMILHVGGQIDVMCQEIEDMFDQFQQDETSRLIILKYLIFKHDRIILFSSYIEDIFTYIALLQFFSNTMAICFSGFVIMIVGTYISMNTNEAGAVLGKTIPYYMMINIEAFILCYIGEYLSSKSLTIAVAAYNYQWYGLNPKESRYILLLILRGQKKLTITIGKFLDLSLESFASITVYEYKYFILQTFPYKRRFPINRLVEYSLRFIGLWPDYSYVIAHRFLWIITMSLTLIFQYWYVIVNLKSDDLPDLMDCLSITMSNTVFFIKLIILWMKTRVFDDILKMMINDWLDSIDKKKNHETMSNRVTLSQRYSSFFVSSYSIGVTFFLSFALFTQERQLILKMELPFDTTRSPIYELINVIQFIQEFMAASMSSMLSALLVTLSLDSDQRNVILAKTVPYYVLANLEAFALCYAGEYLSSKSTDIEKAAYHLNWYELDPSDSRFILVLMIRSQKRFVITTGKFMNLSLEVFASMLKASGSYVSVLYAMY